The following are from one region of the Rhodopirellula sp. P2 genome:
- a CDS encoding alpha/beta hydrolase-fold protein, giving the protein MLAAIGIASLTTVTHADDEAFRTVQDGVPQGKLTKGVFDTSETFPGTRRDYAVYVPSQYDPETPANLMVFMDGMNYAKPNGSFRVPIVLDNLIGKGLLPPTIAVFVNPGTVPGTKPGAKARSNRSFEYDSLGDRYAGFLIDEFLPVALKDLQVSSDPKRRAVAGISSGGICAFTVAWERPDQFGKVLSHIGSYTNIRGGWAYPGLIRKTKSNPKPIQVYLQEGRDDLSNLHGNWPLANRDMAAALQFAGYQYKFVMTEGGHSGQWGGKELPSALQWLWNDNAESTVTPPASTKPKWEPHPLAVVNENVPQGKVESMPPWHSEIFGNTIRDWSVYVPAQYDASKPAALMVFQDGERMRDTKGRWRIPTVFDNLIASGDMPPTIAVFLNPGHDKSKPRQGRKSSNRGFEYDSLGDRYSQFLLEEILPEVKKKYNLSDDPNMRAIGGSSSGAICAFTVAWERPDQFRKVYSNVGSFVNLRGGDLYSSLIRKTEPKPIRVSMADTSGDNDNPFGHWPIANQRLESSLNYMGYDVRLDWAEGYGHNADFGSMQFPEAMKWLWRKETHTPSIDTSDDLRGDLTLLNLLVPGKSWEVVADNLGFADAPCSDAEGNFYYCDMRAPAVVRVNVTDQSKTVIAKESVSGLMFGPGGLLYACQGSKKRVISIDPKSGEVKTIAENVAPNDLAVSDEGYLFITETGAHQVTRINIETGEVTAADEGISRPNGIALSNDGGTLVVSDYGGEFTWTFRVNAEGVLNAKMPTMPMRLPIDPKGEFQFNEPPPYLTASKGDGMAVDKIGRYYVTSELGVQIFDPTGRPCGVLPKPNPAKPLTSCVLAGPDHSHLYVTNGTTIYRRELTVEK; this is encoded by the coding sequence ATGCTTGCCGCCATCGGCATCGCTTCCCTCACCACTGTGACGCATGCAGACGATGAAGCGTTCCGAACGGTTCAGGATGGTGTGCCCCAAGGCAAACTCACCAAGGGCGTGTTTGATACCAGCGAAACGTTCCCGGGAACTCGTCGCGACTACGCCGTTTATGTTCCATCACAATACGATCCGGAAACGCCAGCGAACTTGATGGTGTTCATGGATGGCATGAACTATGCAAAGCCAAACGGTTCGTTCCGCGTGCCAATCGTGCTGGACAACTTGATTGGCAAGGGGTTGCTGCCGCCAACCATTGCGGTCTTCGTCAATCCCGGCACGGTGCCCGGCACAAAACCAGGCGCCAAAGCTCGGAGCAATCGTTCGTTCGAATACGATTCGCTGGGGGATCGTTACGCGGGATTCTTGATCGATGAATTCCTCCCCGTGGCCTTGAAGGACCTGCAGGTTTCTTCCGATCCCAAACGACGCGCTGTCGCCGGCATCTCCTCGGGTGGCATCTGTGCGTTCACCGTGGCTTGGGAGCGGCCGGATCAATTCGGCAAGGTGCTCAGCCACATCGGCAGCTACACCAACATTCGTGGCGGCTGGGCTTACCCCGGTTTGATTCGCAAAACCAAATCCAATCCCAAACCAATTCAGGTCTACCTGCAAGAAGGTCGCGATGACTTGAGCAACCTGCACGGCAACTGGCCGCTGGCCAACCGCGACATGGCCGCCGCACTTCAGTTCGCAGGCTACCAGTACAAATTCGTGATGACCGAAGGCGGGCACAGCGGCCAATGGGGCGGGAAAGAATTGCCCAGTGCACTGCAGTGGCTATGGAACGACAACGCGGAATCCACCGTCACCCCTCCCGCATCGACCAAACCCAAGTGGGAACCTCACCCGCTCGCCGTCGTCAATGAAAACGTTCCTCAAGGCAAGGTGGAATCAATGCCGCCTTGGCACTCTGAGATTTTTGGCAACACCATTCGTGACTGGTCCGTCTACGTTCCGGCTCAGTACGACGCGAGCAAACCAGCGGCATTGATGGTGTTCCAGGATGGTGAGCGGATGCGTGACACAAAAGGTCGCTGGCGCATCCCAACCGTGTTTGACAATTTGATTGCCAGCGGCGACATGCCGCCGACCATTGCAGTGTTTCTCAATCCGGGACATGACAAATCGAAACCTCGCCAAGGCCGCAAGTCCTCCAACCGTGGCTTCGAATACGACAGCCTCGGTGATCGCTACAGTCAATTCTTGCTGGAAGAAATCCTTCCCGAGGTCAAAAAGAAATACAACCTTTCTGACGATCCCAACATGCGTGCGATTGGCGGGTCCAGCTCCGGTGCGATCTGTGCGTTCACCGTTGCCTGGGAACGTCCTGATCAGTTCCGAAAGGTTTACTCCAACGTCGGCAGCTTCGTGAACTTGCGTGGTGGCGACCTTTATTCTTCCTTGATTCGCAAGACGGAACCCAAACCGATTCGCGTTTCCATGGCGGACACCAGCGGTGACAACGACAATCCGTTTGGGCACTGGCCGATCGCCAACCAACGCTTGGAATCATCGCTGAACTACATGGGTTACGACGTGCGTTTGGATTGGGCCGAAGGCTACGGGCACAACGCGGACTTTGGCAGCATGCAGTTCCCCGAAGCCATGAAATGGTTGTGGCGGAAGGAAACTCACACGCCTTCCATCGACACCTCGGACGACCTGCGAGGCGACCTGACGCTTCTGAATCTGTTGGTTCCTGGCAAGTCGTGGGAAGTGGTGGCAGACAACCTTGGCTTTGCCGACGCTCCCTGCAGCGACGCAGAGGGAAACTTTTACTACTGCGACATGCGTGCTCCCGCGGTTGTCCGAGTCAACGTGACTGACCAAAGCAAAACCGTGATCGCGAAAGAATCGGTCAGCGGATTGATGTTCGGCCCCGGCGGGTTGCTCTATGCCTGCCAGGGATCCAAGAAGCGTGTGATCTCGATCGATCCGAAATCAGGCGAAGTGAAAACGATCGCTGAAAACGTCGCTCCGAATGACCTGGCCGTTTCCGATGAAGGCTACTTGTTCATCACCGAAACCGGGGCTCACCAAGTCACTCGGATCAACATTGAAACGGGTGAGGTGACTGCGGCCGATGAAGGAATCTCGCGTCCCAATGGGATCGCGTTGTCCAACGACGGCGGCACCTTGGTGGTGTCCGACTATGGCGGGGAGTTCACCTGGACATTCCGCGTCAACGCGGAAGGCGTGCTCAATGCCAAGATGCCGACCATGCCGATGCGATTGCCAATCGATCCCAAGGGCGAGTTCCAATTCAATGAACCACCGCCCTATCTCACGGCTTCCAAAGGCGACGGCATGGCGGTCGACAAGATCGGCCGGTACTACGTCACCAGCGAATTGGGCGTGCAGATCTTTGACCCCACGGGTCGTCCCTGCGGTGTGCTTCCCAAACCGAATCCGGCAAAACCACTGACCAGCTGCGTGTTGGCAGGACCGGACCACTCCCATTTGTATGTGACCAATGGAACGACGATCTATCGCCGGGAATTGACCGTCGAAAAGTGA
- a CDS encoding ATP-binding protein, whose amino-acid sequence MNRKSLTCSNGHHLRAAGALAGKTLPCPRCGVAVTIPWEDAFTVPEQPPQRDSLSDTGVMRILGEASMPVQQSETQPSDPSTGSHRPCPRCEHLVSDQSTVCPKCSCYMGVLPQFLRALLPKNMSA is encoded by the coding sequence ATGAATCGAAAATCACTGACTTGTAGCAATGGGCACCATTTGCGAGCCGCAGGGGCGCTGGCTGGCAAGACTTTGCCCTGCCCTCGTTGCGGCGTCGCGGTCACCATTCCGTGGGAGGATGCTTTCACCGTCCCCGAGCAACCCCCTCAGCGAGATTCGCTTTCAGACACGGGGGTGATGCGAATTCTGGGGGAGGCAAGCATGCCGGTTCAGCAGAGTGAAACTCAACCCAGCGACCCATCCACGGGTTCACATCGACCGTGTCCGAGATGCGAACACTTGGTCAGCGACCAATCCACGGTCTGCCCGAAGTGCAGCTGCTACATGGGGGTGTTGCCTCAGTTCTTGCGCGCGTTGCTCCCCAAGAACATGTCCGCCTAA
- a CDS encoding response regulator transcription factor, giving the protein MQDRLLLVEDDTHLAAMVSDFLHEHGFTVEIENDGELAAKRILHDRFDAIVLDIGLPGLNGIDVCRAVRHQFSGPIIVLTARGEEIDEVVALEVGADDFMSKPVRPRALLARLKNHLRKSDTQLTEEDRIIVGDLVVTPAKRQVTIGGDTIEMTTAEFDLIEYLALRAGSVVARKEIYVDLLGLPYDGLDRSIDLRVSRVRRKLGDDPNQPTRIKSVRGVGYLMAK; this is encoded by the coding sequence ATGCAAGATCGACTGCTATTGGTCGAAGATGACACACACTTGGCAGCGATGGTCAGCGATTTCCTCCATGAGCACGGTTTCACGGTCGAAATCGAAAATGATGGTGAACTCGCAGCGAAAAGAATCCTCCACGACCGCTTTGATGCCATTGTGTTGGACATCGGTCTCCCCGGCCTGAACGGGATCGATGTCTGCCGCGCGGTGCGCCACCAATTCTCGGGACCGATCATCGTGCTCACAGCTCGCGGCGAAGAAATCGATGAAGTCGTTGCGTTGGAGGTCGGTGCGGATGACTTCATGAGCAAACCGGTTCGTCCACGTGCCTTGCTCGCGCGTCTGAAAAATCACCTTCGAAAATCCGACACGCAATTGACAGAAGAGGATCGCATCATTGTCGGCGATCTCGTTGTGACGCCTGCCAAACGCCAGGTCACCATCGGGGGAGACACGATCGAGATGACCACCGCCGAGTTTGACTTGATCGAGTACTTGGCGCTGCGAGCCGGTTCAGTCGTCGCCCGCAAAGAGATTTATGTTGATCTGTTGGGTTTGCCCTACGACGGACTGGATCGTTCCATCGACCTGCGTGTCTCACGTGTCCGCCGGAAACTCGGCGACGATCCAAACCAACCCACACGAATCAAATCGGTTCGCGGGGTTGGGTACCTGATGGCCAAGTGA
- a CDS encoding type I polyketide synthase yields the protein MNSPERDLSERLAKLSPEQRAALRKRLARSSSSTPSPATHAANSRPSTATAEPIAIVGVSCRFPGAPDLDAYWKVISEGIDATAEIPPERWDVDSLYDPTGQKAGRMSVRRAGMVANIDQFDPKFFGISPREAARMDPQQRLLLEVSWEAFEIAGIPVSSLAGTPVGAYVGIGGTDYSKVPSTYDGYYQYIDAHVGTGNALSIAANRLSYIMDLRGPSMAIDTACSSSTMAIHLAIQSLRAGECDAALAGGVNAILTPETTIAFSKARMLSPDGQCRPFDADANGYVRGEGCGMLLLKRLSDAERDGDHIWGTILASATNQDGRTSGITAPNGVSQQAVIRTALREAGLPASRINYIEAHGTGTPLGDPIEVDALTQVFSGKPGVDPPCYVTSVKANVGHMETVSGVAGMIKLLLMMRHQTIPGQLHLKKLNPRMSLKRSRIVIPAQSPPWPVDDEPLIAGVSSFGFGGANTHLLMQQYLPKETVEVAGSTQSQTKERTRHALVLSGKSEAAIAEVASRLKQHLDRSDDNIVDVAHTMNVGRVHHTHRAAVVFEDSEQLGQQLTQLSEGKKGPGIRSGQTVTSRATRTAFLFTGQGSQSPGMGKGLFETQPVFRKSMLQCDEILSEVLPKRLLDVLYGEGPDADLVHQTRYTQPALFAIEYSLAQLWLSWGLKPQVVLGHSVGEFAAACIAGVVSLEDALNLIAHRGRLMGELPAGGGMTAMFESAEVIAKQLGEFQPSGSGTLSIAAENGPQNTVVSGPLSDLDAFAKHCEEAGVASKALQVSHAFHSQLMEPMLDEFRKIAERCEFKAPRIPLISNLTGEQLTKAWDADYLCDHIRNAVRFEPSMRTLAEMDIDVMLEVGPSPILTGMGKRCLPESNATWTPSLRSGNDDETVLYEAVGDVHARGGKIDWRAFDQPWKRQRLVLPTYPFDRQRYWLDPSDDIVEDPSRSRSGAGELLHPMLGRLQPSALQSRLYENALSARSPDFLADHAVQGSVNLPGAAFMEVAFAAARDRFGAGPHAIVDANIEHAMFVSEDRWKTFQTIVDESLSLEVFSRDRVDASEPWQRHMSASLVPAEQSDESTELEVVLPPAGMSTVAQRFVGGKDHDEFYDLMSHRRLEYGPRFRMLHRVDYSIDEALGQIQCDETTRAEFDDYILHPVLGDALMQTFSALVPRPDHDTFSEATYMPTKVSRAVVHQRPAGMLRTYGRRTSAGDVLDPEFVEGDVWLVNERDEVVAEWTGVRVTRVGRVGGGASESLDDSLYQIDWQDAESSPAVPAVMTVDGQQVWLLGGSGSLRDSVAKQLADLGAKVVTEDWKCDLKSLAERHEPTEPLAGIISLWDSSEESSDPAGDAEDACQAALAQVRSAIEHVTPGKQFRGWWHVTKGAQAVSASETSIDLVHAPVWGMIRVAMMELADLKPCLLDLDPSATDQSSASAVTAELVAADEEDQVAYRGGKRQFARLVKRHAQDGAGGETTIAIPSQPHRLRFRQTGSFDSLYFEPMEREAPRGSEVELRVNAAGLNFSDVLKVMGLYPGITDKVVPLGIECSGVVTAVGEDAKHFQVGDRVMGVAPFSFGSHAKTPEYTLVKRPAGIDDVEAATIPIAFLTAWYGLVHLADVQPGERVLIHAGAGGVGLAATQIAQYLGAEVIATAGSDEKRDFLRGCGVKHVFNSRTTEFADDIRRAFGGQGVDVVLNSLPGEAIPKSLGVLNAYGRFLEIGKTDIYQDRKVGLLPFQDNLSYHAIDLDRVLRQRPAKIETLWSELAERFEAGDLQPIACTEFDQTEMVETFRYMAQRKNIGKVITRMSTQTTVDSTDETGTKEESAASTVLITGGTGAIGLKLAKRLIEEGATSIALLSRRQPTGEAAAKIDALTEESDDANVTVLQGDVGDLESLRSALKQLPAGVPPIAHIYHAAGVLRDGLLMDMTAEQLLVPMGPKVQGGWNLHMATRDLPIETFVLFSSIAACLGSPGQANYAAANSFLDALAEYRRGKGLPATSIAWGPWAESGMAATDERSSQLESRGMRLLPAEACLQTMQELIEAGDHYVAVMDVDWPAMTNSMRRTRPFFTEFADRSLADSNSKVDQVDHEFRAQLAGIPEDDRTDRLRHYFASELARLMGWEAEQIDVTQKLSELGMDSLIAMELKNNLEQRLAITIPMSALVESPSINSLVGHVVSQFADQDGETKAAADKPTRKANDRTALIVPLKAEGSRSPWLCIHPLGGSTACYSDFSQQVDEDQPVYALVGGGSDGVSEPPASLDAMMEEYVGLVQEQFADEDLRLIGWSAGGVFALELARRLEEQGRDDVAVTLLDTPLPSIYRNVDPNDDVQFVADLIQFSNAFSGTDMRLTAEELEDARGTDKIWQRVLAEAQRAGVLSQSASPEMVRKLIDTSRQHVQFIKSYEIDPASPSVQLILPVQTTALEGSSGERWTDHLDWASQLDSEVIVEQTGGDHFTMLMGEQARELAKRMEQHATAK from the coding sequence GTGAATTCACCTGAACGTGACCTTTCCGAACGCCTCGCGAAACTCTCTCCGGAGCAGAGAGCTGCCCTGCGAAAACGTTTGGCCCGTTCATCGTCCTCGACGCCCTCCCCTGCCACCCATGCGGCGAATTCGCGTCCATCGACGGCGACAGCGGAGCCGATCGCGATCGTGGGCGTGTCGTGCCGATTTCCCGGTGCGCCGGATTTGGACGCTTATTGGAAGGTGATTTCCGAAGGGATCGATGCGACCGCGGAGATCCCGCCGGAACGTTGGGACGTGGATTCGCTCTATGACCCCACCGGGCAAAAAGCCGGACGCATGTCGGTTCGTCGCGCGGGAATGGTTGCCAACATCGATCAATTCGACCCCAAGTTCTTTGGCATCTCGCCGCGTGAAGCCGCGCGGATGGATCCTCAACAACGGTTGTTGTTGGAAGTCAGTTGGGAAGCATTTGAGATCGCTGGCATCCCCGTTTCCAGTTTGGCGGGAACTCCCGTCGGGGCCTATGTCGGAATCGGCGGCACGGATTACTCGAAGGTCCCGTCGACCTACGACGGCTACTACCAATACATCGACGCGCACGTCGGGACCGGCAACGCCCTTTCGATTGCCGCCAACCGGCTGTCCTACATCATGGACCTGCGTGGTCCCAGCATGGCGATCGACACGGCGTGTTCGTCATCGACGATGGCGATTCACTTGGCGATTCAAAGTCTGCGTGCCGGGGAATGTGACGCAGCACTCGCCGGTGGCGTCAACGCGATTTTGACCCCCGAAACAACCATCGCGTTTTCGAAGGCTCGGATGTTGTCGCCGGATGGTCAGTGTCGACCTTTCGACGCCGATGCCAACGGCTACGTTCGCGGCGAAGGCTGCGGCATGTTGTTGCTGAAACGATTGAGCGATGCCGAGCGGGATGGCGATCACATCTGGGGGACCATCCTGGCCAGCGCGACCAACCAAGATGGTCGAACCAGCGGCATCACTGCGCCCAACGGGGTGTCGCAACAAGCCGTCATTCGGACCGCACTTCGCGAAGCAGGTTTGCCCGCTTCACGTATCAATTACATCGAAGCCCACGGCACCGGAACACCATTGGGCGATCCGATCGAAGTCGATGCGCTGACCCAGGTCTTCTCCGGAAAACCCGGCGTCGACCCGCCCTGCTATGTGACCAGTGTCAAAGCCAACGTGGGCCACATGGAAACGGTCTCGGGTGTGGCTGGCATGATCAAGTTGTTGCTGATGATGCGTCACCAAACCATTCCTGGTCAGCTCCATCTGAAAAAACTGAACCCGCGAATGTCGCTGAAGCGTTCACGGATTGTGATTCCTGCTCAGTCACCCCCTTGGCCTGTGGACGATGAGCCATTGATCGCGGGTGTCAGTTCGTTTGGCTTCGGTGGAGCCAACACGCATTTGCTGATGCAGCAGTACTTGCCGAAGGAAACGGTCGAGGTCGCTGGTTCGACCCAGTCCCAAACGAAGGAGCGAACTCGGCACGCATTGGTTCTGAGCGGCAAGAGTGAAGCGGCCATCGCGGAGGTTGCCTCCCGATTGAAGCAGCACCTGGACCGCAGCGATGACAACATCGTGGATGTGGCTCACACGATGAACGTGGGACGCGTTCATCACACCCACCGAGCCGCCGTGGTCTTTGAAGACTCAGAGCAACTTGGCCAACAGTTGACGCAGCTGAGCGAAGGCAAGAAAGGTCCCGGCATCCGCAGCGGACAAACCGTGACCAGCCGTGCCACGCGAACCGCATTCTTGTTCACGGGCCAAGGATCGCAATCGCCGGGCATGGGCAAAGGTTTGTTTGAAACCCAACCGGTGTTTCGCAAGTCGATGCTGCAGTGCGATGAAATCCTGTCGGAGGTGTTGCCCAAGCGTTTGCTGGACGTGTTGTATGGGGAGGGCCCGGATGCGGATCTTGTTCATCAAACTCGGTACACCCAACCTGCTCTGTTCGCGATCGAGTATTCCCTTGCGCAGTTGTGGTTGTCGTGGGGCTTGAAACCACAAGTCGTGCTGGGACACAGCGTCGGAGAATTCGCGGCCGCTTGCATCGCAGGCGTTGTGTCGCTGGAAGACGCATTGAACTTGATCGCACATCGCGGCCGTTTGATGGGTGAGTTGCCTGCCGGCGGTGGCATGACAGCGATGTTTGAATCGGCGGAAGTGATCGCCAAACAGCTTGGAGAGTTTCAGCCGTCGGGCAGCGGGACTCTTTCGATCGCCGCGGAGAATGGGCCGCAGAACACGGTCGTTTCCGGCCCGTTGTCGGACCTCGATGCCTTCGCCAAGCACTGCGAGGAAGCTGGTGTTGCTTCCAAAGCCTTGCAGGTGTCGCATGCGTTTCATTCGCAGTTGATGGAACCGATGCTGGATGAGTTCCGGAAGATCGCCGAGCGATGTGAATTCAAAGCACCACGGATTCCCTTGATCAGCAACTTGACCGGGGAGCAACTGACCAAGGCTTGGGACGCTGACTACCTGTGCGACCATATTCGCAACGCGGTTCGTTTCGAACCCAGCATGCGAACGCTTGCCGAGATGGACATCGATGTGATGTTGGAGGTCGGTCCGTCACCGATTTTGACAGGCATGGGAAAACGTTGCTTGCCAGAATCCAACGCGACTTGGACACCATCGCTCCGGTCGGGCAACGACGACGAAACAGTCCTGTACGAAGCGGTGGGCGACGTTCACGCTCGCGGTGGCAAGATCGATTGGCGTGCCTTCGATCAACCCTGGAAGCGACAACGTTTGGTCTTGCCAACCTATCCCTTTGATCGCCAGCGATACTGGTTGGATCCATCGGATGACATCGTCGAGGATCCCTCCCGCAGTCGCTCGGGAGCAGGCGAGTTGCTGCATCCGATGCTGGGCCGATTGCAGCCGTCGGCGCTGCAGAGTCGGTTGTATGAAAACGCTTTGTCAGCTCGTTCACCGGATTTCTTGGCCGATCATGCGGTGCAAGGATCGGTCAACTTGCCCGGAGCTGCGTTCATGGAGGTCGCCTTCGCCGCCGCTCGAGATCGCTTCGGTGCTGGTCCGCATGCGATCGTGGATGCGAACATCGAACACGCCATGTTTGTCAGCGAAGATCGTTGGAAAACGTTTCAAACCATCGTGGATGAAAGTCTTTCACTCGAGGTCTTCTCTCGGGACCGTGTCGATGCCAGCGAGCCTTGGCAACGGCACATGTCCGCTTCGCTGGTCCCTGCAGAACAGTCCGACGAATCGACCGAGCTGGAAGTCGTCTTGCCTCCGGCCGGCATGTCGACCGTTGCTCAACGTTTTGTGGGCGGCAAGGATCACGACGAGTTCTATGACTTGATGTCGCACCGACGACTGGAGTACGGACCACGATTCCGGATGTTGCATCGTGTCGACTACTCGATCGACGAAGCACTCGGCCAAATTCAGTGCGACGAAACCACACGAGCTGAATTCGATGACTACATCTTGCATCCCGTGTTGGGCGACGCGTTGATGCAAACGTTCTCGGCATTGGTTCCGCGTCCGGATCATGACACATTCAGCGAAGCGACCTACATGCCGACGAAAGTTTCGCGGGCGGTGGTTCATCAGCGTCCCGCCGGAATGCTTCGGACCTATGGGCGGCGGACTTCAGCGGGAGATGTCCTGGATCCTGAGTTCGTGGAAGGCGACGTTTGGCTGGTCAACGAACGCGACGAGGTGGTGGCGGAATGGACTGGCGTTCGTGTGACACGTGTCGGACGCGTTGGTGGTGGTGCGTCAGAGTCACTGGACGATTCGCTGTACCAGATCGATTGGCAGGACGCTGAGTCATCGCCTGCTGTGCCGGCTGTTATGACCGTGGACGGGCAACAGGTTTGGTTGTTGGGCGGAAGTGGATCGCTGCGTGATTCGGTTGCCAAGCAGTTGGCGGATCTCGGGGCAAAGGTCGTGACCGAGGATTGGAAGTGTGATTTGAAATCACTCGCCGAGCGACATGAGCCGACCGAACCACTTGCGGGAATCATCTCTCTTTGGGATTCCAGCGAAGAATCGAGCGACCCAGCTGGTGACGCAGAAGACGCTTGTCAGGCGGCGCTCGCGCAGGTCCGCTCGGCCATTGAGCACGTCACGCCTGGAAAACAGTTTCGAGGGTGGTGGCATGTCACGAAGGGAGCCCAAGCCGTTTCCGCATCGGAGACAAGCATCGATCTGGTTCACGCTCCTGTGTGGGGAATGATTCGCGTCGCGATGATGGAGCTCGCGGACCTCAAGCCTTGCTTGTTGGATCTGGATCCATCGGCGACTGACCAATCCAGTGCATCCGCTGTGACGGCTGAATTGGTTGCGGCAGATGAGGAGGATCAAGTTGCTTACCGGGGTGGCAAACGCCAGTTCGCTCGCTTGGTGAAGCGACATGCCCAAGACGGTGCAGGTGGCGAAACGACGATCGCCATTCCGTCGCAGCCACACCGATTGCGTTTTCGTCAGACCGGCAGTTTTGATTCGCTGTACTTTGAGCCGATGGAACGCGAGGCACCTCGGGGAAGCGAGGTTGAACTGCGGGTCAATGCCGCGGGGCTGAACTTCAGCGATGTGCTGAAAGTGATGGGGCTGTATCCCGGGATCACGGACAAAGTGGTGCCGCTGGGAATTGAATGCTCCGGTGTTGTCACTGCAGTCGGCGAAGATGCGAAACACTTTCAAGTTGGCGATCGAGTGATGGGAGTCGCTCCATTCAGTTTTGGTTCGCACGCGAAGACCCCTGAATACACGCTGGTCAAGCGGCCGGCGGGGATTGACGACGTCGAAGCTGCAACGATCCCAATCGCGTTTTTGACCGCCTGGTATGGGCTGGTGCATCTGGCCGATGTGCAGCCCGGCGAACGCGTGTTGATCCACGCTGGGGCCGGTGGAGTGGGATTGGCCGCCACTCAGATCGCTCAGTACCTGGGGGCTGAAGTCATTGCGACGGCGGGCAGTGATGAGAAACGCGATTTTCTACGCGGTTGCGGTGTGAAGCATGTCTTCAACTCGCGGACCACGGAGTTCGCCGACGACATTCGACGTGCCTTTGGTGGCCAAGGCGTGGACGTGGTTTTGAATTCGCTTCCCGGCGAAGCGATTCCGAAAAGTCTCGGTGTGCTCAACGCCTACGGTCGCTTCTTGGAAATTGGCAAGACCGATATTTACCAAGACCGCAAAGTGGGATTGCTGCCCTTTCAAGACAACCTGTCCTATCACGCAATTGACTTGGATCGCGTGTTGCGGCAGCGTCCAGCGAAGATCGAGACATTGTGGTCCGAGCTTGCTGAGCGATTCGAAGCAGGCGACTTGCAACCGATCGCTTGCACCGAGTTTGATCAGACCGAAATGGTCGAAACGTTTCGCTACATGGCGCAGCGAAAGAACATCGGCAAAGTCATCACGCGAATGTCGACGCAGACCACGGTGGATTCCACCGATGAGACTGGCACGAAGGAAGAGTCGGCTGCGTCGACGGTCCTGATCACCGGCGGGACTGGCGCGATCGGTTTGAAGCTTGCCAAACGATTGATCGAGGAGGGGGCGACCAGCATTGCCCTGCTCTCCCGTCGTCAGCCAACCGGCGAGGCCGCGGCGAAGATCGATGCGTTGACGGAAGAATCGGACGATGCCAACGTGACGGTGTTGCAAGGCGATGTGGGAGACTTGGAATCGCTGCGTTCGGCGCTGAAACAACTCCCCGCGGGCGTGCCGCCGATCGCACACATCTATCACGCGGCCGGTGTTCTTCGGGACGGTTTGTTGATGGACATGACGGCGGAACAGCTGCTGGTTCCGATGGGGCCCAAGGTGCAAGGTGGATGGAATTTGCACATGGCGACCAGGGATTTGCCGATCGAGACGTTTGTCTTGTTCTCTTCCATCGCGGCTTGCTTGGGATCGCCTGGACAAGCGAACTATGCCGCCGCCAATTCGTTCTTGGACGCTCTGGCTGAATATCGGCGTGGCAAAGGTTTGCCCGCGACCAGCATCGCCTGGGGACCATGGGCGGAATCTGGCATGGCGGCCACAGACGAACGATCATCTCAGTTGGAATCTCGGGGCATGCGTTTGCTTCCCGCCGAGGCGTGTTTGCAAACGATGCAAGAACTCATCGAGGCCGGCGATCACTACGTCGCGGTGATGGATGTGGATTGGCCAGCGATGACAAACAGCATGCGTCGGACCCGGCCCTTCTTCACCGAATTCGCAGACCGTTCACTGGCCGATTCCAATTCGAAAGTGGACCAGGTTGACCATGAATTCCGGGCTCAGTTGGCGGGAATCCCGGAAGACGATCGAACCGACCGGTTGCGTCATTACTTCGCGTCTGAGTTGGCTCGATTGATGGGCTGGGAAGCCGAGCAAATTGACGTCACGCAAAAGCTCAGTGAACTGGGAATGGATTCGTTGATCGCGATGGAGTTGAAAAACAATCTCGAACAACGCTTGGCCATCACCATCCCGATGTCAGCGCTTGTTGAATCACCTTCGATCAATAGTTTGGTCGGCCATGTGGTCTCGCAGTTCGCCGACCAAGATGGGGAAACGAAGGCGGCGGCTGACAAGCCAACACGAAAGGCGAACGATCGGACTGCGTTGATCGTTCCCTTGAAAGCCGAGGGAAGCCGTTCGCCTTGGCTCTGCATTCACCCGTTGGGTGGATCAACGGCCTGCTACTCCGATTTCTCGCAACAGGTGGATGAGGACCAGCCCGTGTACGCGTTGGTGGGCGGCGGATCCGACGGTGTCAGCGAACCACCGGCATCGCTCGATGCCATGATGGAGGAGTACGTTGGTCTGGTGCAGGAACAATTCGCAGATGAGGACCTGAGGTTGATTGGTTGGTCCGCAGGCGGCGTGTTCGCTCTCGAGCTGGCTCGGCGTCTGGAAGAGCAAGGTCGCGATGATGTGGCGGTGACTTTGTTGGACACCCCGCTTCCATCGATCTATCGCAACGTGGATCCGAACGATGACGTTCAGTTTGTCGCCGATCTGATTCAGTTCTCCAACGCGTTTTCGGGGACCGACATGCGTCTGACCGCGGAAGAATTGGAAGACGCACGTGGGACAGACAAAATCTGGCAGCGTGTGTTGGCAGAAGCTCAGCGTGCCGGGGTTCTCAGTCAGTCAGCTTCCCCGGAGATGGTTCGCAAATTGATCGACACCAGTCGGCAGCATGTGCAGTTCATCAAGTCGTATGAAATTGATCCGGCCAGCCCCAGTGTGCAGCTGATCTTGCCGGTGCAGACCACCGCGCTCGAGGGTTCCTCGGGAGAGCGCTGGACCGATCACTTGGATTGGGCGTCTCAACTCGACTCAGAGGTCATCGTGGAGCAGACCGGTGGCGATCACTTCACGATGCTGATGGGCGAGCAGGCTCGCGAATTGGCGAAGCGGATGGAACAGCACGCGACGGCCAAATGA